CTACCCGGGCTACAACGCCGATAACGTGCAGAGCACCTGCAAGGACGCCAGCACCGGTGCGACGGTGAACATGCGCAACACCTTCCTCCCGATCATCGCCAAGATGAACTACTGGATGTGCGAGAACGCCCGCCTCAAGGGCTTCAAGTGCGCCGACAGCTTCGCCCAGTTCATGGGCGCTGACTACGACAGCAATGGCGACGGTCAGATCGATTCGGAGGCCCTGCGCTACGTGGCGGGTGAAAGCGAAAGCAGCTATGTGAACCGCATCTCCAACACGTTGAAATCGACCTTGCGCGATGCCAACACGCACTTTGTCAGTTCCAGCAGCAGCTACGACTACATCCAGTCCGACGATGTGCATCCCACTTACACCGGGGGCACTGTCTCCGCGGGTCTGTGGGGTGGCAGCACCGGCACCGGGGCGCCGCGCTACACCAGTTTCAGCGGTGGCAAGAGTCCGATCTGGAACCGGTACGGCCATGAGCGCATGGGCTGGTCGATGTCGGTCTACAATCCGGCCAGCCCCTGACGGGCAAGGCTGAGTCAGGCTGATGTCGGTCTCTGACCAGAAGCACACCACGCCGTCCCCTGCGGACGGCGATGGTGTGCGCATCATCCGCGAGCGACCGCCGGGGCATGGGCGGTCGCGTTTCCTGCGGGTGCTGGTTTTGACGCTGGTGGGGACCTTGATTGGCTACCTCTTTCTGCATTCACCGCTGATGAAACGGGACGTTGATCGCTCCGCAGGTGCGCCAATATCGGCGATGCCTGCGCCAGAGCTTGCCGACCCGCAGGACATCAAGATGCCGACCGAGCTGCCGCGACCGGTGCCGCCGGCCGCCACCAGCACTACCTCATCGAATCCAGCCGACTGGCGCACCGGCGATGCCAATGACATCGCCACCTATGTGTCACCGACCGACCCGGAACCGACAGCTGCCGAGCTGATCAAGGCTTTGCGAGACTCCGGTGAAACCGGCGGCATCGCCGCCTTCAATCCGCCTGGCACCAGCCCGCCGCTGCAAGGACTGGCGGTGCCGGAGGACTTCGAATTGCCGGAAGGCTATGTGCGCCACCACCAGGTGACTGACGAGGGCGAGCCGATCGAGGCCATCCTGATGTTCTCGCCGGATTACGTGTTCCGCGATGCCGACGGTGCGGTCATACCGGTACCCGAAGACCGCGTGGTGCCCGCGGACATGGCGCCACCGGGAATGCCGATCCGGCATATCGAGATTCCGCCGCCGCCGGAATGAGGGGCCGGACTCAGACGTCATCGCGAGCCACCTGTTTCGGCTCCACACGGCCCACGAGCCGTGAAGCGGGCGGTTGAAGGCTGTTGCGGTTCCAGACGTGTCTGGACGTTTTTCGCTCGTTGAGGTAGGCCAAGGGTGCGCGCCGCAGGCGCGTTCCCCGGCACCCGCCCCATCCAGGAATGCCGGGGAGCCGCTGCGCGGCACCTTCGGGCTACCTCAAGCGTGACTTTCCAATCCCAAGGGCCAGACCATGCCGCAATCCGCTACTCCCCGATGGCTCATGCTCGCCGGCATCCTGGTCAGCGCCGTGCTGCTGGGGCTGTATGCGCAGGGTGGCTGGCCGCTGGGCTTCGTCGCGCTGGCGCCCTGGCTGCTGAGCCTCAACAGCGCCCGCACAATGGCGGGCGCGTTGTTGAGTGGCTGGCTGATGAGCGTGGCCTTTGCGGTGGCGGTGTTCACCTGGTTCGGAGTGGCGATCGGCAGCTACACCGGTGGCGGATCGCCGATCGGCGTGCTCGCACTCTGTCTGCTGGCGCCAATCCTGCAGCCTCAGGTGCTGGTCTTCGCGCTCATTCGCCATTGGGCGCGCGCGTGGCACGGGCCGATCCTGTTCGCGCTGGCCGGCGCTTGTGCCTGGGTGGCTTGCGAGCAGCTGATCCCGAAACTCTTGGGTGACACGCTGGGCCACGGCCTGGCATCGGCCGTGCGCTTGCGCCAGGTGGCCGATCTCGGCGGTGCCGCGGGCATCACCTTGCTGCTGATCCTGGTGAACGAGGCGCTGGCGCTGGCCTGGCAGCGTAGGCGTGACGGCCTGCGGGCGCTGCGGCTGCCGCTGGCGATGTCGGCGCTGCTGCCCTTGTTGATGGCAGGCTATGGTTGGCTGCGTTTATCCAGCCTGGAATCCACCTCGCCTGAGCAACCGGTGGCGGCACTGCGCATCGGCATGGTGCAGTCGGGGATTGTCGATTACGAGGGGCTGCGGCGCGAGCTGGGGACCTATGCGGTGGTCCGGCAGGTGCTCGATACCCACTTCGGGTTGTCACGCGCGGCCATCGAGCACCATGGCGTGGATGCGCTGCTGTGGTCGGAGACCGTCTATCCCACCACTTTCGGCCACCCGCGCAGCGAGGATGGAGCGGCGCTGGATCAGGAGATCCTCGACTTCGTCAGCACGGCTGGCGTGGCGCTGGTCTTCGGCACCTATGATCTGGACGCTGCCGGTGAATACAATGCGGCGGCCTTCGTCGAGCCGGGCAGGGGCTTGCTCGGTTACTACCGCAAGACCCATCCCTTTCCATTGACCGAGCATGTGCCGGCATGGCTGGATGGCCCGTTGCTCAGGCATTGGCTGCCGTGGACTGGCAGCTGGCAGCCCGGATCCGGGGCGCGGGTGTTTCCGCTGCGCGCCGCCGATGGCCGCGAGTTGCAGGTGTTGCCGCTGATCTGTCTCGACGATGTGCGCCCGGACCTGGCCATCGACGGCGCGCGCCTCGGCGCCCAGGCCATCATCGGCCTATCCAACGATGCCTGGTTCAGTGCCCATCCCATCGGGGCCCGATTGCATCTGCAGGTGGCGAGTTTTCGCAGCATCGAGACCCGAATGCCGCAATTGCGGGTCACCAGCAATGGCCTCAGCGCCTACATCGACCCCAGTGGCGAGGTGCTGGTCAGTACCGAAATGGGCCAGCAAGCGGTGTTGGCCGGCGAGCTACCCGTGAGCAATCCGCCGATGACGCTGATGGTGCGCTGGGGCGACTGGGTAGGCCGCGCGGCGCTGGCCTTGCTGTTGGCGTTGGCCAGCGTCCAGCTTTGGCGTGCATGGCGGCGTGTGCGAGTGCCCGCGCGAGCGCCGTTGCACCAAGCAGAATCGGCCCTCGAATTGACCCTGCTGTCGCCGTTCTGGCGGCGGGTCTGCGCCTGCTTGCGTCTCGGATCTGGCCTGGGGCTGCTGGTGCTCGGTGTGCGGATGCTGCAGGTCGACGGCATGCAGGTGAATTCACTGGTGCAGATTCAGATCTTCGTCGCCGGGGTGCTGGCACCCGCCATCGCTGCATGGGTGATCGCACGCATCTGCGGCGGTACCGCTCGAGTCCGCGCCGGGCAATTGTTGCTGCAACAGCGCTGGCAAAGGATCGAAATCCCCGTGGCCAGCATTGCGGCCATCCGGCTCTGGCGTCTGCCTTTGCCAGGCGTCGGCTTCGATCTGGAACTGGTCTCAGGCCGTCGCCTGGCCGTTGGCATCGTCTGCGCAGATCCGCGTGCACTGCTGCGCACGCTGTCCGCGGCGGGAGCGCCGGTGACACTGATCGACACGGCCTTCGGACACATGGCCGATTACGCCGCCGCCCGAGCCGCCAATTTGCGTCCCTGGCTGGATCAGGGGTTGACCAAGTTCGGCCTGTTCCCGCTGGTTGCGGCGCTGCCCGCCTTTCGCCTGCACCAGCATATCGCCTTCGGCGGCACCTTCGGCGAGTACTACACCTATGGCTTGCGGGCCTGGTTGAGCGGCTTGCTGATCTGGTGGGCATCCTGGTCGCTGGGGTTGATGCTGTTTGCTGCGGTGCTGCGGGTGGGCGCCGAATGCGGCAACGCCTTGGCGCAAGGGTGGCAACCCGGTCGCGCTGCCGGAGTCCGCCACATCCTGGAGTGGCTGATCCGTCTGGCCTTCTATCTGGGCGCGCCGATCTGGCTGCTGTTGCGGGTGCTGGGGGGCTAGTCCGCATTTCTCACACCTGCGCGAGCAGATGCCCCCAATTCCCTAGTGGTACAAGGCGATTCCGAGGCACGCAGCAGTCACGGAGTGTTTGGCTGCATCTGCCCGCTTTGCGGACCTCGCTGGTTCTTTGCGACTATCGCGGCGTTGCTCCTCCTCGCAATGGAATCACCATTCCTCGTTGTCGCGCCTTGCGCTAGTCGCAAAGCCCTGCGCGATCCTCCGCAACAGGTGTGAGAAATGCGGACTAGGGATTCTCTGGCGAAGACCCACTCGAGTGTCAGGCGCTGAGCCCGCTGCTGCGCAGGATCAGTCCCAGCAGTGCGCTCGCGGCGATCACTTCGATGACGCCGCGACGGAATCGAAACAGCGCCAGCCCAGCCGCGATCGCGATCAAGGCCGCGGACAGATCGATGGTGCCCGCGCGGCCATCAGGCCAGAGCACATGGCCGGCGAAGAACAGGGCGAGATTGAGGATGACGCCGACTACCGCGGCGGTGATCGCGGTCAGAGGCGCGCTGAACTTGAGGTTTCCGCGGGTGGATTCCACCAGCGGGCCGCCGGCCAGGATGAACAGAAAGGACGGCAGGAAGGTGAACCAAGTCACCAGGGTCGCGGCCACGGCGCCGGCGAGAAACAGCTGTTCCGGACCGAACAGGGCTTGCCCATGGCCACCGACGAAGGCAACGAAGGCGACCACCATGACCAGCGGACCCGGCGTGCTTTCACCGAGCGCCAGGCCGTCGATCATCTGCGTGGGGCTGAGCCAGCCGTAGTGCAACACCGCGCCCTGATAGACATAGGGCAGCACCGCGTAGGCACCACCGAAGGTGAGCAGCGCGGCCTTGGTGAAGAACCAGCCCATCTGGGTCAGCGTGTGCTCCCAGCCGAAAGCACTGGTCAGCAAGGCCATCGGGATGGCCCACAGCAGCAGCCCGCAGGCCAGAATCCATGCCAGTCGGCGCCAGCGAAAGCGCGCATGCGCCGGGAGTTCGCTGTGATCGTCGATCACACAGGGTGGGTGGATGCCGTCAGCCACGGGCCGAGGGCCTCCCACCGCGAAGACCTCAGGCGCGAGCCGTCCGCCGACCAGTCCGATCAAAGCCGCGCCGGCAAGGATCATCGGAAACGGCGCATGGCCCAGAAAAATCGCCAGGAAGGCCGCCGCAGCAATCGCCCACAGCCAGCGGTTCCTCAAGGCCTGCCTGCCGATGCGCCAGGCCGCGTGGGCCACGATCGCCACCACCGCAGGCTTGATGCCGTGGAACAGACCGGCCACCACGTCCAACTCGCCGAACGCCAGGTACAGCCAGGCCAGCGCCACCAGGATCAGCAGCGAGGGCAGCACAAACAGGGCACCGGCGACAATGCCGCCCCAGCTGCGGTGCATCAGCCAGCCGATGTAGGTTGCCAGTTGCTGCGCCTCCGGGCCGGGCAGCAACATGCAGTAATTCAGCGCGTGCAGAAATCGGCGTTCGGAAATCCAGCGGCGTTTCTCCACCAGTTCCTGATGCATGATCGAGATCTGCCCTGCCGGGCCGCCGAAGCTGATGAAACCCAGTTTCAGCCAGAAACCCAGGGCCTCCCGGAATCGGATGGCTGGCGGAGCCTCGCCCGCTGTGTGGTCGGGCGCAGTCATGAGGAATGCACGGTCGCAGGTCCGGGCTGCCGGGGAACATGATCATGCATGTTCGTTGCTGCGGATGGCACGCGTTCGGGCAGCCGGCCGGAGCGCCTACTCCTCGTTGATCGTCCGACGTCGGCGCCAGGTGGCCCAGGCCACGACCACGGCGATCAGCGGTATCGACACCGCGGTGATGATGTCGGTGTCCAGATGGTGCAGGTGCTTGCTGCCCTTGGCCAGATACGCCACCAGTTGCGAGCCATAGTAGGTCAGCACCACCACGGACAGGCCCTCGACCGTTTCCTGCAGGCGCAACTGCAGTCGCGCGCGCTGATTCATCTGCGCCAGCAGCTCCTGATTCTGGCGTTCCAGTTCGATGTCGACCCGGGTGCGCAGCAGCTGGCTGTTGCGGGCGACGCGCGCTGACAGCTCTTCCTGACGCCGACTGATGGCTTCGCAGGTGTTCATGCCAGGCAACAAGCGGCGCTGCATGAACTCATTGAAGGTGGGCAGGCCGGAAATGCGTGATTCGCGCAATTCCTCGATGCGTTGCATGACCAGGCTGTGATAGGCCTTGGCGGCGCCGAAACGGAAGGTGGTGCGCGCCACCGAGTGCTCGACCTCGGAGGCCAGTGTCGACAGCGCCGACAAGGCCAGACGCTCATCTTCGGGCGAACCCGCCCGATTGATCTGGTCCATCAGATCGGCCAGTTGTCGCTCGCTCGAATACAGCCAGCGCCCGACCTCCTTGGCCACCGGCAGACCGAGCAAGGCCATCATCCGGTAGCTTTCGATTTCCAGCAGGCGCTGCACCGTTCGTCCTGCCTGGCGCTGGGTCATGGCTTCGTTGAGCACCAGGAAGCGCGAGAAGCCGTTCTCGATCTTGAAGTCGGTGAAGATCCAGGCGGCGTGGTCGGCGACTCGCGAGGCCACCATGGTCTTGCCATTGGGCGACAGGCCGGCCAGCACCGACTCCGGGCGGATGTCCCCGACCGCGCGCAGCTCGATCTGGGTGGCCACCATCAGCTTGCCGGGTATGCCCTGCATCCAGTCCAGGTGAATGCCGTCGAAGGCCGTGGCGTCCGCCGCCAGCTGCTCGCCATCCTCCAGCGAACGGAAGAAGGTGTAGCTGGAGAATTCGGTATGCAGTTCCCAGCGCATGCGGAAAGCGGCGGTCTCCAGGGTCAGGTGAGCATCGGAGCTGTCGACCGCCGTGCAGCTCAAACCCTGACACCAGCGTGCCAGATTCTCACGTTCGGCCTGCTCGGTGGGTGCGCCATGCTTGAACACCAGATGCGAAACCAGCGCCGCACCCGCCAGCGGCACTGGCGGTCTGGCGTGAAACTCGATGTTCAGCGGCTGCCGGAGTGGATGGTCCTTGAGCCGGGCAAGGATCAGGCGGGGATGCATGCGCGGACGCTCCGGAGTGCAGTGCTGCGTTGCAGCAGATTGTAGCCGGGGCGCGCGCTTCTGAGCTTGACATGCGTTGATCGACCGATTCGCGCCGCGAGGGCGCTCCTACGAGAAGCGAGGTCCATGGTAGGAGCGACCTTGTGTCGCGACCCGCGGAGTCTCGGTGTATCGGCGAAGACCGGAAACCGCGGTGAGCTGTGGTCAGACATTGAACGCAAAGAACGCAGAGGAACGCCGAGAACGCAGAGAAGAGCGTATCCAGACGAGATTTGATTCTCTCCGCGTTCTCCGCGACCCTCCGCGTTCTCCGCGTTGAAGCTCTGGCGGGCGGCCTGCACCGCGTGCCCGCGCGCAGGGGTCGAGCTACCGGTCGCGCCGCAAGGGCGCTCCTTGGCGCCGCGGCCCTGTGGGAGCGGATTCATCCGCGATCAAGCGACCTCGGTAGGAGCGACCTCGCGTCGCGACCGCGGTGTTTCGGTGTAACCGCCAAGACCGGGAGCCGCGGTGGGCTGTGGTCAGACATTGAACGCAAAGAACGCAGAGGAACGCCGAGAACGCAGAGAAGAGCGTATCCAGATGAGATTTGCTTCTCTCCGCGTCCTCCGCGGTCCTCTGCGTTCTCCGCGTTGTAGCTCTTGCTGGGGGCCTGCGCCGTCTGCCAGTGCCGGCGAGCGGCGAGCTGCCGGTCGCGCCGCAAACCGGGTTCTGTGTCTGCGCGCAGTCTCATGAAGGTGGTTATGCTCGTGGTGCATCGGGCAGCGTGTCGGTGCCCGAGCCCATTCCTGGAGATCTGTTTCATGCTGCGTGTGGCCTTGAGCACCTTGTTGCTGGCGTCGCTCATGATGCCGGTGGTCGCCGATGCGCTCGATCTGTCCAAACCCGACGACAATCTGCGCGCCTACCTGAAGATGCGCGGCAGCCTGGATGGCAAGGACGTGGTGACCTGGTGGTCGGGGCAGGTGTTTGCGGCCATTCCTGACGAGCGCCCGAAACTGCTGTTCGGCTTCGAGGGCATGAATGTGGCGCGCATGGAGCAGCTGGAGGACGGCAGCTGGCGCATGCTGTCGCGCGAATATGCGGTCTACAAGGATCCGAAGACCGGCGAGATTCTGCAGCAATGGCACAACCCCTGGACCGGCGCCACGCTGAAAGTCTTTGATGTGCAGAACGATCCGGTCAATCAGCAGCTGGGTGGTGGTCCGCGGGAGGACGATGGACCGCCTCGCTTGCTGCCGCTGCGGCAGATGGGCGATGACGTGATTCTCGGCTTCGATGTGCCGCTGGCCTATCCGAATCCGATCCAGCCTGATCTCTATCCGGAGTCTTCGACCGGGCCGGTGTACGTGGGCTCCGAGCATTTCGGTTTCTACGCGCGCAAGGCTGAACTCGATGACGAGGCGATCAGCTCGGCGCCGATATCCATCGCCTGGTTTCGTGAAGGTCCGTGGTTGCCCTGGATGAAGATGGGCGATCACGCCGGTCTGCTGATCTACTCGGGCTATGGCAAGAAACTGCTCGGCGGGGTCGACGAACTGCCGCAGCCCTTCCACGACTATCTGAAGCAGCAAGCACCGGAATTCCTGGCGGCTCCGCGAGAATGGTCGCAGCCCAACGCCACCACCTGGACGGTGTACAGGCAAAAGGTGCTGGAAGCCGAATCCGCAACGGACCAGTCCGACAGCGGAAAGGGATAATGAAGCGTCTCAGGATCGACCGCGCCGTCCCTTCACGGCACCGGAGAGGGCCTTCCTGGGTTACGCATGCAGCTGGCGATCGGACTGGCCGGAGGCCGAGATGGGGCTGAGCGAGCTGACGCTGCTGAAATGGGCGCACATCCTGGCCATGGTCTATTGGCTGGGTGGCGAATGGGGTGTGTTCCAGACCAGCTACCACATCGTCAATCGGAAGCTGCCGCTGGCGGAACGACGGCGCCACATGGAAACCGCCTACCGCATCGATATCCTGGCCCGCAGCGGCATCATCCTGCTGCTGCCGCTGGGGCTGCACATGGGCGCGATCTGGACGGTGTCACCCTTTGGCGGCCCCTGGTTATGGCTGATCTGGACTCTGGCCCTGAGCTGGTTGGGGCTGTGCTGGGCCGCCTTTGTTTATCGGGAAACAGATCGTGGCCTGCGGCTGACCCGCATCGATGAATCGGTCCGCTTCCTGCTGATTCCCTTGCTGATCGGCTGCGCGGTCTCCTCGCTGCTGGGCCACGGTCCGTTCAGGGGCGAGGCCGGCATGCTCTGGTATCCGGCCAAGATCCTGATCTACGCGCTGATGCTGGTGATCGGTCTGAAGCTGCGACTCATCATGCGCGAATGGACGCTGCTGTTTCGTCGGCTCGATCAGTCGCCGGGAGATGCCCTGATCGAGGCTCGCCTCGAACGCTCGATCCGCTTCGGTCGACGGCTGGCCTATGTCTATTGGCTCGGCATTGCCAGCGTCGCCCTGATCGGCACAGCCAAGCCTTTCTGATGCCCTGCGCCGGCCATGGATGAAGCCCTGCTCGCGGTTGTCCATCTGCTGGTCATCGGCTGCTGGCTGGGTACCGATCTGGCCGTGTTCTTCCTGAGCGGGAGGGTGGTTGATCCAGCACAGCCGATGAGCGTGCGCCGCTTCTGCGCCAACGCCATGAGCTGGCTCGACATGCTGCCACGCACGGCCCTGGTGCTGACCCTGGCGAGCGGGCTGGCGATGTCGATGAGTCTCCAGTTTCTGCCCGACAGGCACGCCGGGGCAGAGCTGGTCTGGCTGGGCTCTGCAGTCTGGCTGTTGCTGGTCTGGGCCGAATACGCGCAGCGACGGGGCCGCTGGCACGCTGGCCTGGCCGGCATGGACGCGGCGATTCGCCTTGTGGTGGTGGGCGCGTGCATCGGTCTGGCGGCAGCCCTGTGGCGCAGCGCGCCCTGGCTGTCGGCGAAACTCGCGATCATGGCGCTGATCATCGCCCTGGGCTTGATCATCCGTTGGCGGCTGCGGCCGTTCTCGGCGCTGTTCGCGCAGATCTCGAATGGCGCCGGCGGCGAGCAGGATCAGGCGCGGCTGGCGCGTCTGCTGGCTCGGGTCAAGCTGCCGGTGCTGCTGATCTGGACGCTCCTGCTGGTGGCCGCTGTGCTTGGTCGTACGCGGTATGCCTTGGGAGCCGGATGAGCACTGCCACCATGCGGCGTGGCCTTTGGAGAAATCGCCCGGTTTGCCGGATACTGCGGTGATGACCAAGACCCCGCGCGCCACACCCCGCTACCAGTCGCTCGCCAACGATCTGCTGGCCAAGATCGAGTCGGGCGCCTATGCCACGGGCAGCCAGTTTCCGACCGAATTCGAGATCAGCGCCGAATACCAGGTCAGTCGCCACACGGTGCGCGCCGCGCTGGCGCGTCTGCATTCGCTGGGCCTGATCCAGCGTCGTCCGGGTGCCGGCACGCACGTCACCGCGCCGGTGCCACCAATGCGCTACCAGCAGGAGGTCAGCGGCATCGACGATCTGCTGCAGTTCGGTCGGGTCACGCGGCTGGAGCTGCAGCGCAGCGAGCGCATGCCGTCGCCGCTGGAAATGGCACAGGCACTGGGCGTGCGCACCGGCGCCGAGATCATCCGCGTGTTCTGCCTGCGTTTTGCCGTGGATATGGAAGAGCCGATCTGCACCACCGAGATTCTGGTACGTCCCGCCCGCGGGGTGTCGGCGGCGGCACTGCTGAAGCCGGAAACCGCGGTGGATTCAGCCTTGAAACTGCTGGATTTCGGGCGCATGGGCCATGTCGATCAGACTTTTGATGCGATCGGTATGCCGACGGAGCAGGCCAGTCTGCTCGGCGTGGAGGCCGAAAGCCCGACCCTGCGCGTCGTGCGCTCCTATCACGCACTGGAGGGGCGAATCGTCTGCGCCACCTTCAGCCTGCACCCCGCTGGTCGTTTTGCCTACAGCATGCGCCTGGCGCGTCGCACGGCTCCCTGAGCGCCGGGGCCATGGGGCCACTGGCCGGGATCCGCGTCCTCGATCTGTCGCGCATTCTGGCGGGGCCCTGGGCCACGCAGCTGCTGGCCGATCTTGGCGCCGAGGTGATCAAGGTCGAGCGTCCGGGTAGCGGCGACGATACCCGCCGCTGGGGCCCGCCGTGGCTGGCCGACGGGCACGGCGCCGCCACGGCCGAATCGGCCTATTTTCTCAGCGCCAATCGCGGCAAGCGCTCGGTCACCCTCGATTTCACCCAGCCCGCCGGTGCCAACCTGGTGCGGGCACTGGCGCGGCAGAGTCAGATCGTGGTCGAGAACTACAAGGTCGGTGCGCTGGCCCGATACGGCCTCGATTACGCCAGCCTGATCCAGCTGAATCCGGCGCTGGTGTATTGCTCGATCACCGGCTACGGCCAGACCGGACCCTATGCCGACCGTGCCGGCTACGACGCCGCCATCCAGGCCCAGGGCGGCTTGATGAGCATCACCGGCGAGCCCGACGGTACGCCGGGTGGCGGTCCGCAGAAGGTCGGCGTGGCCGTATCCGATCTGATGACCGGGATGTACGCGGTCGTCGGCATCCTCGCCGCGCTGCGCCACAGCGAAGCCACCGGCCAGGGCCAGCAGATCGACCTGGCGCTGCTCGATAGCCAGGTGGGTTGGCTGGCCAACCAGGCCATGAATTATCTGGTCGGCGGTGAGCTACCGCAGCGCCATGGCACCGCGCATCCGAACATCGTGCCCTACCAGATGATGCCGAGCGCCGATGGCCACTTCATGTTGGCGGTCGGCAACGACGCCCAGTTCCGCAAGCTCTGCGCGGCGATCGGCCTGCCCGCGCTGGCCGAGGATCCGCGCTACCGCAGCAACGCCGAGCGCGTGATTCATCGCGATGCGCTGATCGACACCCTGAGCCTGACACTGCGCCAGCGACCGGCAGCGGATTGGCTGCGCGAATTCGAAAGCCTCGGCATCCCCTGCGCGCCGGTGCAGACGCTGGATCAGGTTTTCGCCGACCCGCAGGTCCAGGCCCGCGGCATGCGTTTCAATCTGGCGCATGGCAGCGGCGTGGAGGTGCCGATGGTGGCCAATCCACTCCGGTTTTCCGAGACCGCCGTGGCCTACCACCGAGCACCACCGCAGCTGGGCGCCGACACCCGCGCCGTGCTGAGCGAGCGGCTGGGACTGGATCAGGCCGAACTGGATCGTCTGGCCGAGAGCGGAGTCATTGCACCGGGGTGATCTGCCACCCTGTTGTGCTCATGGCGAGCCATCTGTGTCGGCTCGACACTGCATGCTG
The Rhodanobacteraceae bacterium genome window above contains:
- the lnt gene encoding apolipoprotein N-acyltransferase; the protein is MLAGILVSAVLLGLYAQGGWPLGFVALAPWLLSLNSARTMAGALLSGWLMSVAFAVAVFTWFGVAIGSYTGGGSPIGVLALCLLAPILQPQVLVFALIRHWARAWHGPILFALAGACAWVACEQLIPKLLGDTLGHGLASAVRLRQVADLGGAAGITLLLILVNEALALAWQRRRDGLRALRLPLAMSALLPLLMAGYGWLRLSSLESTSPEQPVAALRIGMVQSGIVDYEGLRRELGTYAVVRQVLDTHFGLSRAAIEHHGVDALLWSETVYPTTFGHPRSEDGAALDQEILDFVSTAGVALVFGTYDLDAAGEYNAAAFVEPGRGLLGYYRKTHPFPLTEHVPAWLDGPLLRHWLPWTGSWQPGSGARVFPLRAADGRELQVLPLICLDDVRPDLAIDGARLGAQAIIGLSNDAWFSAHPIGARLHLQVASFRSIETRMPQLRVTSNGLSAYIDPSGEVLVSTEMGQQAVLAGELPVSNPPMTLMVRWGDWVGRAALALLLALASVQLWRAWRRVRVPARAPLHQAESALELTLLSPFWRRVCACLRLGSGLGLLVLGVRMLQVDGMQVNSLVQIQIFVAGVLAPAIAAWVIARICGGTARVRAGQLLLQQRWQRIEIPVASIAAIRLWRLPLPGVGFDLELVSGRRLAVGIVCADPRALLRTLSAAGAPVTLIDTAFGHMADYAAARAANLRPWLDQGLTKFGLFPLVAALPAFRLHQHIAFGGTFGEYYTYGLRAWLSGLLIWWASWSLGLMLFAAVLRVGAECGNALAQGWQPGRAAGVRHILEWLIRLAFYLGAPIWLLLRVLGG
- the chrA gene encoding chromate efflux transporter gives rise to the protein MTAPDHTAGEAPPAIRFREALGFWLKLGFISFGGPAGQISIMHQELVEKRRWISERRFLHALNYCMLLPGPEAQQLATYIGWLMHRSWGGIVAGALFVLPSLLILVALAWLYLAFGELDVVAGLFHGIKPAVVAIVAHAAWRIGRQALRNRWLWAIAAAAFLAIFLGHAPFPMILAGAALIGLVGGRLAPEVFAVGGPRPVADGIHPPCVIDDHSELPAHARFRWRRLAWILACGLLLWAIPMALLTSAFGWEHTLTQMGWFFTKAALLTFGGAYAVLPYVYQGAVLHYGWLSPTQMIDGLALGESTPGPLVMVVAFVAFVGGHGQALFGPEQLFLAGAVAATLVTWFTFLPSFLFILAGGPLVESTRGNLKFSAPLTAITAAVVGVILNLALFFAGHVLWPDGRAGTIDLSAALIAIAAGLALFRFRRGVIEVIAASALLGLILRSSGLSA
- a CDS encoding DUF3422 domain-containing protein, with amino-acid sequence MHPRLILARLKDHPLRQPLNIEFHARPPVPLAGAALVSHLVFKHGAPTEQAERENLARWCQGLSCTAVDSSDAHLTLETAAFRMRWELHTEFSSYTFFRSLEDGEQLAADATAFDGIHLDWMQGIPGKLMVATQIELRAVGDIRPESVLAGLSPNGKTMVASRVADHAAWIFTDFKIENGFSRFLVLNEAMTQRQAGRTVQRLLEIESYRMMALLGLPVAKEVGRWLYSSERQLADLMDQINRAGSPEDERLALSALSTLASEVEHSVARTTFRFGAAKAYHSLVMQRIEELRESRISGLPTFNEFMQRRLLPGMNTCEAISRRQEELSARVARNSQLLRTRVDIELERQNQELLAQMNQRARLQLRLQETVEGLSVVVLTYYGSQLVAYLAKGSKHLHHLDTDIITAVSIPLIAVVVAWATWRRRRTINEE
- a CDS encoding DUF1838 family protein → MLRVALSTLLLASLMMPVVADALDLSKPDDNLRAYLKMRGSLDGKDVVTWWSGQVFAAIPDERPKLLFGFEGMNVARMEQLEDGSWRMLSREYAVYKDPKTGEILQQWHNPWTGATLKVFDVQNDPVNQQLGGGPREDDGPPRLLPLRQMGDDVILGFDVPLAYPNPIQPDLYPESSTGPVYVGSEHFGFYARKAELDDEAISSAPISIAWFREGPWLPWMKMGDHAGLLIYSGYGKKLLGGVDELPQPFHDYLKQQAPEFLAAPREWSQPNATTWTVYRQKVLEAESATDQSDSGKG
- a CDS encoding GntR family transcriptional regulator; its protein translation is MTKTPRATPRYQSLANDLLAKIESGAYATGSQFPTEFEISAEYQVSRHTVRAALARLHSLGLIQRRPGAGTHVTAPVPPMRYQQEVSGIDDLLQFGRVTRLELQRSERMPSPLEMAQALGVRTGAEIIRVFCLRFAVDMEEPICTTEILVRPARGVSAAALLKPETAVDSALKLLDFGRMGHVDQTFDAIGMPTEQASLLGVEAESPTLRVVRSYHALEGRIVCATFSLHPAGRFAYSMRLARRTAP
- a CDS encoding CoA transferase — encoded protein: MGPLAGIRVLDLSRILAGPWATQLLADLGAEVIKVERPGSGDDTRRWGPPWLADGHGAATAESAYFLSANRGKRSVTLDFTQPAGANLVRALARQSQIVVENYKVGALARYGLDYASLIQLNPALVYCSITGYGQTGPYADRAGYDAAIQAQGGLMSITGEPDGTPGGGPQKVGVAVSDLMTGMYAVVGILAALRHSEATGQGQQIDLALLDSQVGWLANQAMNYLVGGELPQRHGTAHPNIVPYQMMPSADGHFMLAVGNDAQFRKLCAAIGLPALAEDPRYRSNAERVIHRDALIDTLSLTLRQRPAADWLREFESLGIPCAPVQTLDQVFADPQVQARGMRFNLAHGSGVEVPMVANPLRFSETAVAYHRAPPQLGADTRAVLSERLGLDQAELDRLAESGVIAPG